The Salipiger profundus sequence GCCGCTGCCGGTCGCGGTGATCGTGGCATCGGCGTAGGCGACATCGTACCAGACGTGGTCGACGCCGGCGCCGCCGTTGATGGTGTCGTCGCCCGCGCTGCCCTGGAAGGTGTCGCTGCCGCCGCCGCCGTTCATCTGGTCGTCGCCGTCGCGGCCGTCGATCCGGTTGGCCCCGGCGTCGCCGGTGATCGTGTCGTCGCCGTCAGAGCCGCGCACCCACTCGATGTTGCTCAGCTCCTGGTCGTAGACCGTGCCCTCCCACGAGACGGTGGCGGTGCCGGCGGCGAGGTTCACGTCGACCCAGTCGTAGCCCGAGCGGTCGTAGCGCACCCGGTCGAAGCCGGCGCCGCCGTCGAGCGTGTCGTCGCCGGCGCGCAGGATGAAGCTCTCGTCGCTGGCGCTGCCGGTGATGTCATCGGCGTAATCGGTGCCGCGCAGTTCCCAGATCGCGCCGGTGAGCGTGTCGGTGTCGCCGTAGCCGTCGTCCGAGATGACCCCGGTGGCGAGGTTGGCGACGATGCCGTGATCGGCGCCGCGGTAGTCGAGCCGCACGGCGCCGTCACCCGAGACGATGAAGGCGTCGTTGCCGGCGCGGCCGCGGACCGACACCCACTGCCCGTCGGCGGTGGTGATGTCGAAGCTGTCGTTGCCGTCGCTGCCGTAGAGCCCGAGGCCGTCGGTCATTGTCTCGTCGAGGACGTTGTCGACGTCGAGCAGCGTGTCGGTGCCGAGGCCGAACTTGTTGACGCTGCCGGTGCCCGCCGCGCCGTCGATGGTCACCGCGACATTGCCGCCGAGATCGCCGTACCACAGGTCGTAGAAGCCGGTCTCGGCATCGCCGAAGTCGATGGTGTCGTTGCCGGCGCCGCCGAGGATGAAATCGTAGTCCGTGTTGGCACCGGGGTTGATGTAGTCGCTGCCCGCGCCGCCGAAGAGCTCGTCCGAACCGTTGCCGCCGTAGAGGCTGTCGTTGCCGCTTTCGCCGAAGAGCGAATCGTCGCCGTCGCCGCCGTGGATATCGTCGGCGCCGCTGCCGCCCACGAGCAGGTCATCGAAGTCCGAGCCGATCTGGGTGGTGTCGGTCGCAAGCCCCTCGAGCGGCGCGTCGATCGCCAGGCTCGAGGCCGAGGCGTCGAGGGTGATCGGCTGCATGTTCAGCAGCGCCTCGAGCGGGGCGGAGTTGCCGTCCTCGTAGTCGGCGATCAGCGCGAGGATGAAATCCTCGAAGCTCCAGGTGAAATCCGAGAACAGCGCGACGGTGTCGCCGCTGTCGTTCAGGATTTCCAGTGAGGTGAAGCTGCCGGTCAGCGAGACCTCGGGGTTCGACAGGCCGGAGCCGGTGAAGATGGCGCGATAGCCGCTTTCGTCGTTCTCGACGATCAATTCGCCGGAGCTGCTGGAAATCACCGAGGCGTCGATGCCCTCGTCAGCCGCGCTGTAGAACGTTCGGTACAGGAAATCCGTCGTGTCGCCAAAGAGTTGAATAAGCATGTCGGCCCTTCATCGTAATTCATTATGTTCAAATGCTGCCCCTTGTTTCCGCGGGGTAAGCGGCCTTCCATGTGTAGAAAGCGGGATTTCCGCGATCAAGAAGTTTCGGAAATATTCATAAATTTTTACATAAACTTCATTATACGATAATTGGTTGTAAGCGCAAAGTTAGAGTGTCCCACATCTGCAAAACAGAAGTGTCACACTTCCCCTGTGTCAGACAGGATTGGAGTGGACCGTGGGATTGGTGCTGATGAGCGAGCGTGATCTGAACCGCGTCGAGATTTTGAGCCATACCGACCGGTGACCGCATTCAAGGCCGCTCTTGGCGCCAGGGGCACTGCAACTCCGCGAGCCTTTGCATCGTCCGGCCAACGCCGGTGACCCCAGCGAGTGGTCCGGGTTGAATGCTAAATGCATGGGTGGCCTTCGATCTACTGGGGTGAAGACCTCGGACGCCGGCACCTGATATCCTCTCGGAGTTAGTCCGCGATCTGTGAGGTCGTCACGAAGACGATTGTGCAGAAGCTTCGCCCTCCGCCCGATCAAACATCGCAACGTCACGCACAAAATCTGGCTTTTCGTACCAGCGCATCTCAGCCTGAATAGAGTTATCTAAGACAACTGTTGCGAATCGCAACCATTGTGGCGTGAAGTTGCGGTATGACGACCGACTCACCCTCCTCGAAAGCCTCAGACGGCAGGCCGAGCGAAAGCCTGAAATCGCTTGGCATCGAAGACCTCGACTGCCTCGAGGATCTCCTCAGCTTCTATGTTCGGTCCGTCAATTACGCCTTGTCGGTTGATCTCGATGCTCGCCTGGAGAACCTCGAGGTCGCCCGAGGAACGGGCAAGATCACGGCCTTGCTGCTAATCGACAGTCATCCTGGAATCCGGCCATCGGCCATCGCCCAGGCAACGCTCAGGGACCGCCCGAGCGTCAGCCGGATCGTCGGTCACATGTTGAAGAACGGCCTCGTCGAAAAGGTCGAATCCCCCGACGAACGCCGCGCTTCCGGCCTGTACATCACCGACGCCGGCCATGAGCTCGCCGAGACAGTCCGGGGCATCGTGAAGCAGCAGTCGAAAGACTTCTTTGTCGATGTCCCAAAGGAGGACCGGGATGAACTTCTCCGGATAACCAAAAGTATCTACAAGAAAATCATCGAGGCACGAACCCCATGATTGCCCGCGTCGCACTTGAATCCGGCGCCTCTCGCGGCATCGGCCTCGCCGTTGCGCGAACACTCCAACAGAATGACTGGTCCCTGTCGCTGGGCCTGTGGGGCACTGAGGACGTCGCGCCCGAGCTCTCCCGTCAGCAGGTCGTTCAGCATGACGCGCGCCAGGCCGACGAACAGGCCTGGGTGCAGGCTGCACTGGACAGGTTTGGCGGGATCGACGCCGTCGCATGTTGTGCCGGGATCATGACGCCCAAGGAGATCGTCGAGATCGACGACGAAACGCTGGACGCGATGTGGGAGGTCAACGTCAAGTCGCCGCGCCGGCTCAGCGCAGCCTGGGAGCCGCTCAAGCAGAGCGGCCAGGGACGAGTCGCGGTACTGGCCTCCCTCTCGGGAAAGCGCGTGAAGTCTTCCGCCCCCTCGTCCTACGCGCTCACCAAACATGCCGCAGTCGTTCTGGTTCACGGCTTTCGCCAAACCGGTAGGGAGCACGGCATCCGCGCGACCGCCATAATGCCAGGGCTTCGTCAATACCGACATGGCCAGGGCAATCACCGAGACCGACCCGGTCGAGATGACGCAGGCGAGCGACCTCGCAGAGCTTATCCGCACGGCCATCGAGCTTCCCAACACCGCATCGGTCGCCGAACTCTCGGTAAACTGCCAACTTGAGGAGTTGTTTTAATGCCCGGCCCCACGCCAGTTCATGTTCAGGGCGATCCGGAACTTCCTGAAAAAGTCGATGTCGTTGTCATAGGCGGCGGCATCATAGGTTCCTCCACAGCTTTGGAGCTTGCCGAAGCCGGATACAGTGTCGCCGTTTGCGAGAAGGGCGGCATCGGGCACGAGCAATCGAGCCGCAACTGGGGATGGGTGCGCATCACCCGGCGTGACCCCCGCGAAATCCCTCTGATGGCGGAGTCTCTCCGCCTGTGGAAGACCATCGACGAGCGCCTGGGACGTTCGACCGGCTACCGCACGACGGGCATCACGTTCGTCTGCAAGAACGAAAAGATGGTCGAGAACTATCGCAACTGGAAAAGGCACCTTGAGCCATTCCAGATCAAGAGCGAGATCCTGAGTCCCCAGGAGATGCGCGACCTCAATCCGGGAAGCCAGCTGACCGGTGCCGGCGCCCTTCACACGCCGGCAGACGGGCGAGCTGAACCCCAGAAGGCGGCGCCGGCCATCGCCGAGGCCGCGAGAGATCGCGGCGCCCATATCCTCACGAAATGCGCCGTCAGGACCGTCGAGACGGAGGGCGGTCGGGTTTCCGGCGTCGTCACCGAACGCGGTCCGATCCGCTGTTCCAGCGTGGTTCTGGCGGGCGGCGCTT is a genomic window containing:
- a CDS encoding calcium-binding protein, whose protein sequence is MLIQLFGDTTDFLYRTFYSAADEGIDASVISSSSGELIVENDESGYRAIFTGSGLSNPEVSLTGSFTSLEILNDSGDTVALFSDFTWSFEDFILALIADYEDGNSAPLEALLNMQPITLDASASSLAIDAPLEGLATDTTQIGSDFDDLLVGGSGADDIHGGDGDDSLFGESGNDSLYGGNGSDELFGGAGSDYINPGANTDYDFILGGAGNDTIDFGDAETGFYDLWYGDLGGNVAVTIDGAAGTGSVNKFGLGTDTLLDVDNVLDETMTDGLGLYGSDGNDSFDITTADGQWVSVRGRAGNDAFIVSGDGAVRLDYRGADHGIVANLATGVISDDGYGDTDTLTGAIWELRGTDYADDITGSASDESFILRAGDDTLDGGAGFDRVRYDRSGYDWVDVNLAAGTATVSWEGTVYDQELSNIEWVRGSDGDDTITGDAGANRIDGRDGDDQMNGGGGSDTFQGSAGDDTINGGAGVDHVWYDVAYADATITATGSGWEITIDGETDTLTNIEWLGFSDQTVNIGGLDTIYGTPGFDILEGTEESDIIDGLAANDFIDGLGGDDTIYGGQGNDSLLGRAGDDVILGGNNHDNIALHEGDDYADGGLGNDSIGGGDGNDTLYGGSGNDVIGGGTDDDFIDAGDDQDAASGGYGADTVMGGGGDDTLAGSFGHDYVDGGSGDDSMGGGLGNDTLVGLSGDDTIGAGEGDDQVFGGTGNDFLAGAEGNDTIFGGTGADTINSGAGDDVLYGGSFDDQADGATDIFVFNDLIGDGNDSVYGFEDGIDLIRLAGVGPGALSITNVDGGAQVEVGDTGFTLYVDGMTAGTLTADDFVFV
- a CDS encoding MarR family winged helix-turn-helix transcriptional regulator, encoding MTTDSPSSKASDGRPSESLKSLGIEDLDCLEDLLSFYVRSVNYALSVDLDARLENLEVARGTGKITALLLIDSHPGIRPSAIAQATLRDRPSVSRIVGHMLKNGLVEKVESPDERRASGLYITDAGHELAETVRGIVKQQSKDFFVDVPKEDRDELLRITKSIYKKIIEARTP
- a CDS encoding SDR family NAD(P)-dependent oxidoreductase — encoded protein: MIARVALESGASRGIGLAVARTLQQNDWSLSLGLWGTEDVAPELSRQQVVQHDARQADEQAWVQAALDRFGGIDAVACCAGIMTPKEIVEIDDETLDAMWEVNVKSPRRLSAAWEPLKQSGQGRVAVLASLSGKRVKSSAPSSYALTKHAAVVLVHGFRQTGREHGIRATAIMPGLRQYRHGQGNHRDRPGRDDAGERPRRAYPHGHRASQHRIGRRTLGKLPT